The following proteins are co-located in the Ensifer sp. WSM1721 genome:
- a CDS encoding murein L,D-transpeptidase, with product MKIIKSAAIVALMSGCAIATIDVRPASAITFMDFIRGGKRRAAPEQVQPAQPLPGMNTIAPQRMEEVAKPPRVTGPRYYTYKAEPLRRIATDRLLDPVVTGSVRKYGLPPMVRAPVADALQFLPQIDVRATANVAKAVESFYAANSDFLWVQGSDVSARAKSALAVFKDAAKVGLDPMDYAVAVPADDFDRGDMIARQKELVRFEVAMSAAVLTYVQDTVRGRIDPNKISGYHDFKRKSVDLFAFLGQVAEGDDIVALIEGQNPKSPQFAALKQELERLRAEKDAGPRVEITPGTLLKPGESNPELANVIAGIKLKASEALKTEHAVVLAGYQGTPDYTPELVSLVEAFQKEQGLKADGVVGQASIRVLTGGDTIAQKINKVEIAMEQARWLPDGLGDRYVFINQPAFTASYTEQGAEQFSTRVVVGSKTNQTYFFQDEIQTVEVNPYWGVPQSIIVNEMLPKLRSDPSYLDRMGYQVEVGGRAVPSSAVNWYGSTTSVAVRQPPSSDNALGELKILFPNAHAIYMHDTPSKSFFKRDQRALSHGCVRLAEPRRMAAAVLGISIDEVGMEIASGRNKALQVPQKVPVYVSYFTAWPNKDGKVEYFNDIYERDMYMNRAFEATRNARQQAEG from the coding sequence ATGAAAATCATCAAATCGGCAGCGATTGTCGCGCTCATGAGCGGCTGTGCGATTGCAACCATCGATGTGCGGCCGGCATCTGCAATCACATTCATGGATTTCATCCGTGGCGGCAAGAGGCGGGCGGCGCCGGAGCAGGTGCAGCCGGCTCAGCCGCTGCCAGGCATGAACACGATAGCGCCGCAGCGCATGGAAGAGGTGGCGAAGCCTCCGCGCGTTACCGGTCCGCGTTACTACACCTACAAAGCCGAGCCGCTGCGCAGGATCGCAACCGACAGATTGCTTGATCCGGTTGTTACTGGCTCGGTTCGAAAATATGGCCTGCCGCCCATGGTGCGCGCCCCGGTTGCGGATGCCCTCCAATTCCTGCCGCAAATCGATGTGCGCGCCACGGCCAATGTCGCAAAGGCGGTGGAGAGCTTTTACGCTGCGAACAGTGATTTCCTTTGGGTTCAAGGCAGCGACGTGAGTGCTCGCGCCAAATCGGCGCTCGCAGTGTTCAAGGACGCCGCGAAGGTCGGGCTCGATCCGATGGATTACGCAGTTGCGGTTCCCGCCGACGATTTCGACCGTGGCGACATGATTGCGCGTCAAAAGGAGCTCGTCCGCTTCGAAGTCGCGATGTCCGCGGCAGTGCTCACCTATGTCCAGGATACTGTGCGCGGCCGCATCGATCCGAACAAGATATCCGGCTACCACGATTTCAAGCGAAAGAGCGTCGATCTCTTCGCGTTTCTCGGACAAGTCGCAGAAGGCGATGATATCGTCGCCCTTATCGAAGGGCAGAACCCGAAAAGCCCGCAATTCGCGGCCCTCAAGCAGGAGCTGGAGCGGCTCAGGGCAGAAAAGGACGCGGGTCCTCGTGTGGAAATTACGCCGGGGACGTTGCTGAAGCCGGGCGAAAGCAATCCCGAGCTTGCCAACGTCATTGCCGGCATCAAGCTCAAGGCCTCAGAGGCGCTGAAGACGGAGCATGCGGTGGTGCTGGCGGGCTATCAAGGTACGCCTGACTATACGCCCGAGCTCGTGTCCCTGGTCGAAGCGTTTCAGAAGGAGCAGGGCTTGAAGGCGGATGGAGTCGTCGGGCAGGCGTCGATCCGCGTGCTCACCGGCGGCGACACGATCGCCCAAAAGATCAACAAGGTCGAGATCGCGATGGAGCAGGCGCGCTGGCTGCCGGACGGTCTCGGCGATCGCTACGTCTTCATCAATCAGCCGGCCTTTACCGCATCCTACACGGAGCAGGGGGCCGAGCAGTTCTCCACGCGTGTGGTGGTCGGTTCGAAGACCAACCAGACCTATTTCTTCCAGGATGAGATCCAGACCGTGGAGGTCAACCCCTATTGGGGCGTGCCGCAGTCGATCATCGTCAACGAGATGCTGCCGAAGCTCAGAAGCGATCCGAGCTATCTTGACCGTATGGGGTATCAGGTTGAGGTCGGGGGTCGCGCAGTGCCTTCATCGGCTGTGAACTGGTACGGATCGACGACCTCGGTCGCGGTGCGCCAGCCGCCGAGCAGCGACAATGCGCTCGGTGAGCTCAAGATCCTCTTCCCGAACGCCCATGCGATATACATGCATGACACGCCTTCGAAGAGCTTCTTCAAGCGAGACCAGCGCGCCTTGAGCCATGGCTGCGTGCGCCTTGCCGAGCCGCGCCGCATGGCCGCCGCCGTGCTCGGCATCAGCATCGACGAGGTCGGGATGGAAATCGCGAGCGGTCGCAATAAGGCGCTACAGGTGCCCCAGAAGGTGCCGGTCTACGTCTCCTATTTCACCGCGTGGCCGAACAAGGATGGCAAGGTCGAGTATTTCAACGACATCTACGAGCGCGACATGTATATGAACCGCGCATTCGAGGCGACACGCAATGCGAGGCAGCAAGCCGAAGGATAA
- a CDS encoding HAD family hydrolase has product MSLPLVVFDLDGTLVDTAPDLVASLNHAVAQAGIEPVTYADLTHLVGHGARAMIERTFALRGKALSEEELTWQMKEFVDFYHGSMPGESLPYPGLIAALDRLQDAGLKLAVCTNKPEMLAKRLLDGLGLIDRFAAISGGDTFSVRKPHAEHLLSTVANAGAVAEHAVMVGDSLNDILVARNASVPSIAVPFGYSDVPIESLSPDRIIKHFDELTPDLVRTVLGQKAK; this is encoded by the coding sequence GTGTCCCTGCCCCTAGTCGTCTTCGATCTCGACGGTACCCTTGTCGACACTGCGCCCGACCTCGTCGCCAGCCTGAACCATGCTGTGGCGCAGGCAGGTATAGAACCGGTTACCTATGCCGATCTCACACACCTCGTCGGCCACGGTGCGCGCGCCATGATCGAGCGCACCTTCGCGCTGCGCGGCAAGGCGCTCAGCGAGGAGGAACTGACCTGGCAGATGAAGGAGTTCGTCGATTTTTATCACGGATCGATGCCCGGCGAATCTCTGCCCTATCCGGGACTGATCGCTGCGCTCGATCGCCTGCAGGATGCAGGCCTGAAACTTGCCGTCTGCACAAACAAGCCGGAAATGCTGGCAAAGCGCCTGCTTGACGGCCTCGGTCTTATCGACCGCTTTGCCGCCATTTCCGGCGGCGACACTTTCTCCGTCCGCAAGCCGCATGCCGAGCACCTCCTCTCGACGGTGGCCAATGCCGGCGCTGTCGCGGAACACGCCGTGATGGTCGGCGACAGCCTCAATGACATCCTGGTCGCCCGCAACGCTTCCGTTCCATCAATCGCCGTACCGTTCGGCTACTCCGATGTGCCGATCGAAAGCCTCTCGCCCGACCGGATCATCAAGCATTTCGACGAACTGACGCCCGATCTTGTCAGGACGGTTCTCGGCCAAAAGGCGAAATGA
- a CDS encoding DUF2059 domain-containing protein — protein MNKLAGLARTFAAAAILLSAAVPAVQAQDVTEDQIKAARATIAALGVTNTFDNILPNLAERLKNTLIQASPNHQELITATVDEKALGLAARRSDLEREAATIYAKTFTVEELNAITEFYKSAAGKKLLNDGPIASRELLKAADIWAAGVSRDLTNEATKSLDEKIGTAPAADAAAPAPAQ, from the coding sequence ATGAACAAACTTGCAGGTCTCGCCCGCACATTCGCAGCCGCTGCGATCCTTCTTTCGGCAGCGGTTCCGGCTGTACAGGCACAGGACGTGACGGAAGATCAGATCAAGGCGGCGCGTGCGACGATCGCGGCGCTCGGTGTCACCAACACCTTCGACAACATCCTGCCGAATCTGGCGGAACGATTGAAGAACACGCTGATCCAGGCGTCGCCGAACCATCAGGAACTGATCACCGCGACCGTCGATGAGAAGGCGCTTGGCCTTGCCGCGCGGCGCTCGGATCTCGAACGTGAGGCGGCGACCATCTACGCCAAGACCTTCACGGTCGAAGAGCTGAACGCGATCACCGAATTCTACAAATCCGCGGCTGGCAAGAAGCTTCTGAACGACGGCCCGATCGCCTCGCGCGAACTCTTGAAGGCAGCCGACATCTGGGCGGCCGGCGTTTCGCGCGACCTCACCAACGAGGCCACCAAGTCGCTCGACGAGAAGATCGGCACTGCGCCTGCGGCCGACGCCGCTGCTCCGGCGCCCGCGCAATGA
- the fumC gene encoding class II fumarate hydratase produces MTSTRTETDTFGPIEVASDRYWGAQAQRSLGNFKIGWEKQPLAIVRALGIVKQAAARANMALGRLDTEIGDAIVKAAQEVIDGKLNDHFPLVVWQTGSGTQSNMNANEVISNRAIELLGGVMGSKKPVHPNDHVNMSQSSNDTYPTAMHIACAERVIHDLLPALKHLHKALEEKVKAFDHIIKIGRTHTQDATPLTLGQEFSGYAAQVASSIKRIEMTLPGLCELAQGGTAVGTGLNAPVGFAEKVAQAIAAITGIAFTSAPNKFEALAAHDSMVFSHGAINATAAALFKIANDIRFLGSGPRSGLGELSLPENEPGSSIMPGKVNPTQCEALTQVCVQVFGNHAALTFAGSQGHFELNVYNPLMAYNFLQSVQLLADAAISFTDNCVVGIEAREDNIKAALERSLMLVTALAPKIGYDNAAKIAKTAHKNGTTLREEAVGGGYVTDEEFDAIVRPETMISPA; encoded by the coding sequence ATGACATCGACGCGTACGGAAACAGATACGTTCGGGCCCATCGAAGTGGCGAGCGACCGCTACTGGGGCGCCCAGGCCCAGCGCTCGCTCGGCAACTTCAAGATTGGTTGGGAAAAGCAGCCGCTGGCAATCGTCCGCGCGCTCGGCATCGTGAAGCAGGCCGCTGCCCGCGCCAACATGGCGCTCGGTCGCCTCGATACGGAGATCGGCGACGCCATCGTCAAGGCCGCGCAGGAAGTGATCGACGGCAAGCTCAACGACCATTTCCCGCTCGTCGTCTGGCAGACGGGCTCCGGCACGCAGTCGAACATGAATGCCAACGAGGTCATCTCCAACCGGGCGATCGAATTGCTCGGCGGCGTGATGGGCTCGAAAAAGCCCGTTCATCCGAACGACCACGTCAATATGAGCCAGTCGTCGAACGATACCTATCCGACGGCGATGCACATTGCCTGCGCGGAACGCGTCATCCACGACCTGCTGCCGGCGCTCAAGCACCTGCACAAGGCGCTCGAGGAGAAGGTGAAAGCCTTCGACCACATCATCAAGATCGGCCGCACGCATACTCAGGACGCGACGCCGCTGACGCTCGGCCAGGAGTTTTCCGGCTACGCGGCGCAGGTTGCCTCCTCGATCAAGCGGATCGAGATGACGCTTCCCGGACTCTGCGAACTCGCCCAGGGCGGAACCGCCGTCGGTACCGGCCTCAACGCTCCCGTCGGCTTTGCCGAAAAGGTGGCGCAAGCGATCGCCGCGATCACCGGCATCGCCTTTACCTCGGCGCCAAACAAGTTCGAAGCACTGGCGGCGCACGATTCGATGGTCTTCAGCCACGGGGCCATCAACGCCACCGCGGCCGCCCTCTTCAAGATCGCCAACGATATCCGCTTCCTCGGCTCCGGCCCGCGCTCCGGTCTCGGCGAGCTGTCGCTGCCGGAAAACGAACCCGGCTCGTCGATCATGCCGGGCAAGGTCAATCCGACCCAGTGCGAGGCGCTGACGCAGGTCTGCGTCCAGGTCTTCGGCAACCACGCGGCGCTGACCTTCGCCGGCAGCCAGGGTCATTTCGAACTCAACGTCTACAATCCGCTGATGGCCTACAACTTCCTGCAATCGGTGCAGCTCCTCGCCGATGCGGCTATCTCCTTCACCGACAATTGCGTCGTCGGCATCGAGGCGCGGGAGGACAACATCAAGGCCGCGCTCGAGCGTTCATTGATGCTGGTGACCGCACTGGCGCCGAAGATCGGCTACGACAATGCCGCCAAGATCGCCAAGACCGCGCACAAGAACGGCACGACTCTGCGTGAAGAGGCCGTCGGCGGCGGTTATGTGACGGATGAAGAGTTCGACGCGATCGTGCGTCCCGAGACCATGATCAGCCCCGCCTGA
- the gor gene encoding glutathione-disulfide reductase: protein MSAFDYDLFVIGGGSGGVRSGRLAAAMGKKVAIAEEFRYGGTCVIRGCVPKKLYVYASQYSEHFEDAAGFGWTVGESRFDWRKLVAAKEQEITRLEGLYRKGLANAGAEILDTRAELTGPNTVRLLASGKTVTAERIVIAVGGHPSPHDALPGHELCITSNEAFDLPELPKSILIAGGGYIAVEFANIFRGLGVETTLIYRGKEILSRFDQDMRRGLHAAMEEKGIRVLCEDIIQSVSVDANGRRVAKTMKDREIVVDQVMLALGRVPNTKGLGLEAAGVKTNELGAIIVDAYSRTSAPGIYALGDVTDRVQLTPVAIHEAMCFIETEYKNNPTSPDHDLIATAVFSQPEIGTVGLSEEAAARKFEELEVYRAEFRPMKATLSGRKEKTIMKLVVNTADRKVVGAHVLGHDAGEMAQLLGISLKAGCTKDDFDRTMAVHPTAAEELVTMYQPSYRVKGGERIG from the coding sequence ATGAGCGCTTTCGACTATGACCTCTTCGTGATCGGCGGCGGTTCGGGCGGTGTGAGAAGCGGGCGGCTGGCGGCGGCAATGGGCAAGAAGGTCGCCATCGCGGAGGAGTTTCGCTATGGCGGCACCTGCGTGATCCGCGGCTGCGTGCCGAAAAAGCTCTACGTCTATGCCTCGCAATATTCCGAGCATTTCGAGGATGCCGCCGGTTTTGGCTGGACCGTGGGCGAAAGCCGTTTCGACTGGCGGAAACTGGTCGCGGCGAAGGAACAGGAGATCACCCGGCTCGAGGGGCTTTATCGCAAAGGTCTCGCCAATGCCGGTGCGGAGATCCTCGATACGCGGGCGGAACTTACGGGACCGAACACGGTGCGGCTCCTCGCCAGCGGCAAAACGGTGACGGCGGAACGGATCGTTATCGCCGTCGGCGGGCATCCGAGCCCCCACGATGCGCTGCCGGGACATGAACTCTGCATCACTTCCAATGAAGCCTTCGACCTGCCGGAGCTGCCGAAATCGATCCTGATCGCCGGCGGCGGCTATATCGCGGTGGAGTTCGCCAACATCTTCCGCGGGCTCGGCGTCGAGACGACACTGATTTATCGGGGCAAGGAGATTCTCTCGCGTTTCGACCAGGATATGCGGCGCGGTCTGCACGCCGCTATGGAGGAGAAGGGCATCCGCGTCCTCTGCGAGGATATCATCCAATCGGTGTCGGTCGATGCGAATGGACGGCGCGTCGCGAAGACCATGAAGGACAGGGAGATCGTCGTCGATCAAGTGATGCTGGCGCTCGGCCGCGTGCCGAACACGAAGGGGCTCGGGCTGGAAGCGGCTGGTGTCAAGACCAATGAACTGGGCGCAATCATCGTCGATGCCTATTCGCGCACGAGCGCGCCGGGCATCTATGCGCTCGGCGACGTTACCGACCGCGTGCAATTGACGCCCGTGGCGATCCACGAGGCCATGTGCTTCATCGAAACTGAATACAAGAACAATCCGACCTCGCCGGATCACGATCTGATCGCGACCGCAGTGTTCTCGCAGCCGGAGATCGGCACCGTCGGCTTGAGCGAGGAGGCGGCGGCGCGAAAATTCGAGGAGCTCGAGGTCTACCGCGCCGAATTCCGCCCGATGAAGGCGACGCTGTCCGGCCGCAAGGAAAAGACCATCATGAAGCTCGTCGTCAATACCGCCGATCGCAAGGTGGTGGGCGCGCATGTCCTCGGCCACGACGCGGGCGAAATGGCACAACTGCTGGGGATTTCCTTGAAGGCCGGGTGCACGAAGGACGACTTCGACCGCACCATGGCCGTTCATCCGACCGCCGCGGAAGAACTCGTCACGATGTATCAGCCGAGCTACCGCGTGAAGGGCGGCGAGCGAATCGGTTGA
- a CDS encoding GFA family protein → MTETHRGGCLCGAVRFKTRGKLRELIYCHCSQCRKQTGLYYAATNVLDRDLELEGADNVTWYRSSGEAKRGFCRHCGSALFWKADGLDYTSILAGTFDTPTELTPGYHIFCADKADYYDISDDLPRFAGSPSRRSGP, encoded by the coding sequence ATGACGGAAACTCATCGGGGCGGCTGCCTTTGCGGGGCGGTGCGGTTCAAGACGCGGGGAAAACTGCGCGAGCTGATCTATTGCCATTGCTCTCAATGCCGGAAGCAAACGGGGCTCTATTACGCTGCGACCAATGTGCTCGACAGAGATTTGGAGCTGGAGGGCGCCGACAACGTCACCTGGTACCGCTCGAGCGGAGAGGCGAAGCGAGGGTTCTGCCGGCACTGCGGCTCGGCGCTGTTCTGGAAGGCGGATGGGCTCGATTACACGTCGATCCTTGCCGGCACTTTCGATACACCGACCGAGCTCACGCCCGGCTATCATATCTTTTGCGCCGATAAGGCCGATTACTACGATATCAGTGACGACCTGCCGCGCTTTGCCGGCTCGCCGTCACGCCGTTCAGGGCCGTGA
- a CDS encoding pilus assembly protein TadG-related protein: protein MLTRTNAIRRYLTSRGGNIGVSAALVMPLLITSMGLGIDYGYLTLQRRELQSVADLAAIAAAANVTSAEQAVLAHFRNNGLNFAVSTSSGLMTVDGKVMPSDVETAGKGVATIVRGRYVPDPEIDVGQRFIKDAVPADAVQVMLEKKGEIFLAALFSDPPDLGVIGTAASSKVAAFSVGSRLASLNGGLLNAILGQMLGTSVSLKVMDYEALIDADIEIQPFLKIIGTRLNRTAASYEDVLTAELTMPQLVGSLRLVQGLSGTVSSALKSLELATAGDKRIFTLAQILNIDPKKSLRVDAGSDWSMKVSALQIVSAAAAIANGEHQIALDAVAGLPGIASVNVRLAIGEPPVETPSHRLGAPGTAVRTAQTRLAVEVNVNGLAALAGTRLRLPIYVELAHAEAKLSDIRCYGGTPENAAVVVDAVPGVAEMALGEVNPAVLSSFSSDARVTPARLVDLAILKIDAIAHVESKNLQASRLAFSPREVAARATKSVSTKDILGSATQTLLGNLDAKINVGGALSLGTPTLLQQALAQTLGAATKPIDELLYNLLLLVGVRVGEADIRVTGVRCQQPVLVQ, encoded by the coding sequence ATGCTCACGAGGACGAACGCCATCCGCCGCTATCTAACGTCGCGCGGCGGCAACATCGGCGTTTCGGCGGCGCTCGTCATGCCGCTCCTGATCACGTCGATGGGGCTCGGCATCGACTACGGCTATCTCACGCTGCAAAGGCGCGAGCTGCAGTCAGTGGCGGACCTCGCGGCGATTGCGGCCGCTGCCAATGTCACCTCCGCCGAACAGGCGGTGCTCGCCCACTTCAGGAACAACGGCCTGAACTTCGCCGTGTCGACATCTTCCGGCCTGATGACGGTGGACGGCAAGGTCATGCCGAGCGACGTTGAAACCGCCGGCAAGGGTGTGGCAACGATCGTGCGCGGACGGTATGTTCCCGACCCGGAAATCGATGTTGGCCAACGCTTCATCAAGGATGCGGTCCCCGCCGACGCCGTCCAGGTGATGCTGGAGAAGAAGGGCGAGATCTTTCTCGCAGCCCTGTTCAGCGACCCGCCGGACCTGGGCGTCATCGGCACCGCGGCGAGTTCCAAGGTCGCCGCCTTTTCCGTCGGCTCCCGTCTCGCCAGCCTCAACGGCGGTCTGCTGAATGCCATTCTTGGCCAGATGCTCGGCACGAGCGTCTCGCTCAAGGTCATGGATTACGAGGCGCTGATCGACGCCGATATCGAAATCCAGCCCTTCCTCAAAATCATCGGCACTCGCCTCAATCGCACGGCGGCCTCCTACGAAGACGTGCTCACGGCCGAGCTGACGATGCCGCAACTCGTCGGATCGCTGCGGCTCGTCCAGGGCCTTTCCGGCACCGTGAGCTCTGCACTGAAGAGCCTTGAGCTGGCAACGGCCGGCGACAAACGGATTTTCACCCTGGCACAGATTCTCAACATCGACCCGAAGAAAAGCCTGAGGGTCGACGCCGGTTCCGACTGGTCGATGAAAGTGAGCGCGCTGCAAATCGTGTCGGCGGCCGCGGCGATAGCCAATGGCGAACACCAGATCGCCCTCGATGCCGTTGCCGGCCTGCCGGGAATCGCATCGGTCAACGTCAGGCTCGCGATCGGCGAGCCGCCGGTGGAGACGCCGAGCCACCGCCTCGGCGCGCCCGGCACGGCCGTGCGCACGGCACAGACGCGCCTCGCTGTCGAAGTCAACGTCAACGGTCTTGCGGCACTTGCCGGCACGCGCCTGCGCCTGCCGATCTATGTGGAGCTCGCGCATGCGGAGGCGAAGCTGTCGGACATCCGCTGCTACGGCGGAACACCCGAGAATGCTGCCGTCGTCGTGGATGCGGTTCCGGGCGTCGCCGAGATGGCCCTCGGAGAGGTCAACCCCGCGGTTCTCTCCAGTTTCTCCTCGGACGCGCGGGTGACCCCTGCCCGCCTCGTCGATTTGGCCATCCTCAAGATCGACGCCATCGCTCACGTCGAGTCGAAGAACCTGCAGGCATCCCGCCTCGCCTTCAGCCCGCGCGAAGTCGCTGCACGCGCGACTAAGAGCGTCTCCACCAAGGATATTCTCGGCTCGGCCACCCAGACCTTGCTCGGCAATCTCGATGCCAAAATCAATGTGGGCGGAGCCCTGTCGCTCGGAACCCCGACATTGCTGCAGCAGGCCCTCGCGCAAACCCTTGGCGCCGCGACAAAGCCGATCGACGAATTGCTCTATAACCTGCTTCTCCTGGTCGGCGTGCGTGTCGGGGAGGCCGACATCCGGGTCACGGGCGTCAGATGCCAGCAACCGGTCCTTGTCCAATGA
- the rpiA gene encoding ribose-5-phosphate isomerase RpiA, which yields MDARQMKVKAAQAALEYVESGMRLGIGTGSTAEEFVRLLAEKVASGFQITGVPTSERTARLCLELGVPLKSLDELPELDLTIDGADEVDGKLRLIKGGGGALLREKIVASASARMIVIADESKVVDVLGAFKLPIEVNPFGQIATRLAIEKTAARLGLTGDIVVRTSGDGPFMTDGGHLILDASFGRIPDAEALATELNAIPGVVEHGLFIGLASIAVIAGSEGARTLTAS from the coding sequence ATGGACGCCCGCCAAATGAAGGTCAAGGCCGCTCAAGCAGCGCTTGAATATGTCGAAAGCGGTATGCGGCTTGGAATCGGCACCGGTTCGACTGCCGAGGAGTTCGTCCGGTTGCTGGCCGAAAAGGTCGCGTCCGGGTTCCAGATCACCGGTGTTCCGACGTCCGAGCGCACGGCACGGCTCTGCCTCGAACTCGGCGTACCCTTGAAGTCGCTCGACGAGTTACCGGAACTGGATCTGACGATCGATGGCGCCGATGAAGTCGACGGAAAGCTGCGCCTGATCAAGGGCGGAGGCGGCGCACTGCTGCGCGAAAAAATCGTGGCGAGCGCTTCCGCACGGATGATCGTGATCGCCGACGAATCGAAGGTCGTCGACGTGCTCGGCGCGTTCAAGCTGCCGATCGAGGTCAACCCTTTCGGTCAGATCGCAACGAGGCTGGCGATCGAAAAAACAGCGGCGCGCTTGGGTTTGACGGGCGATATCGTCGTGCGCACCTCGGGCGACGGTCCTTTCATGACCGACGGCGGACACCTCATTCTCGATGCATCTTTTGGCCGTATTCCTGATGCAGAGGCGCTCGCGACGGAGTTGAACGCCATTCCGGGAGTGGTCGAGCACGGACTCTTCATCGGCTTGGCGTCGATAGCGGTCATTGCGGGTTCGGAGGGGGCGAGAACGCTGACGGCATCCTGA
- a CDS encoding class II 3-deoxy-7-phosphoheptulonate synthase, which translates to MAQTWTPNSWRQKPIQQVPDYPDLAALETVEARLAKYPPLVFAGEARRLKAALANVAEGRGFLLQGGDCAESFAEHGADTIRDFFRAFLQMAVVLTFGAQQPVVKVGRIAGQFAKPRSSGVEKQGDVTLPSYRGDIINGIEFTEEARLPNPERQIMAYRQSAATLNLLRAFAMGGYANLENVHQWMLGFVKDSPQAERYRKLADRISETMDFMKAIGITSENHPSLRETDFFTSHEALLLGYEQALTRVDSTSGDWYATSGHMIWIGDRTRQPDHAHVEYCRGIKNPIGLKCGPSMTADGLLELIDILNPANEAGRLTLICRFGHDKVAEHLPRLIRAVEREGKKVVWSCDPMHGNTITLNNYKTRPFERILSEVESFFQIHRAEGTHPGGIHIEMTGNDVTECTGGARALSGDDLADRYHTHCDPRLNADQALELAFLLAERMKGGRDEKKMVVNG; encoded by the coding sequence ATGGCACAGACTTGGACTCCGAATAGCTGGCGGCAAAAACCCATTCAGCAGGTTCCGGACTATCCGGACCTCGCAGCGCTCGAGACGGTGGAAGCACGTCTCGCGAAGTATCCGCCGCTGGTCTTTGCCGGTGAGGCACGGCGTCTGAAGGCCGCCCTTGCCAATGTCGCCGAAGGGCGGGGTTTCCTGCTGCAGGGAGGCGATTGCGCCGAGAGCTTCGCCGAGCACGGTGCCGATACGATCCGCGACTTCTTCCGCGCCTTCCTGCAGATGGCCGTGGTCCTGACTTTCGGGGCGCAGCAGCCGGTCGTCAAGGTCGGCCGTATTGCCGGCCAGTTCGCGAAACCGCGCTCGTCGGGCGTTGAGAAGCAGGGCGATGTGACGCTGCCGAGCTACCGCGGCGACATCATCAACGGCATCGAGTTCACGGAGGAGGCGCGCCTGCCCAATCCGGAACGGCAGATCATGGCCTATCGCCAGTCCGCGGCCACGCTCAATCTCCTGCGTGCCTTCGCGATGGGCGGTTACGCCAATCTCGAAAACGTCCATCAGTGGATGCTCGGCTTCGTGAAGGACAGCCCGCAGGCGGAGCGTTACCGCAAGCTCGCCGATCGGATTTCCGAGACAATGGATTTCATGAAGGCGATCGGCATCACTTCGGAAAATCACCCGAGCCTGCGCGAGACGGACTTCTTCACCAGCCACGAGGCGCTACTGCTCGGCTATGAGCAGGCGCTGACGCGCGTCGATTCGACTTCGGGCGACTGGTACGCGACCTCCGGCCACATGATCTGGATCGGCGACCGCACGCGCCAGCCGGACCATGCGCATGTCGAATATTGCCGCGGCATCAAGAACCCCATCGGCCTGAAATGCGGTCCGTCGATGACTGCAGACGGCCTTCTGGAGCTGATCGACATCCTGAATCCCGCCAACGAGGCGGGCCGGCTCACTCTCATCTGCCGCTTCGGCCACGACAAGGTTGCCGAGCACCTGCCGCGCCTCATCCGTGCGGTTGAGCGCGAAGGCAAGAAGGTCGTGTGGTCCTGCGACCCGATGCACGGCAATACGATCACGCTCAACAACTATAAGACCCGTCCGTTCGAGCGCATCCTGTCGGAGGTCGAAAGCTTCTTCCAGATCCACCGCGCGGAAGGAACGCATCCGGGCGGAATCCACATCGAGATGACCGGCAACGACGTGACGGAATGCACCGGTGGTGCGCGCGCGCTTTCCGGCGACGATCTCGCCGATCGCTATCACACCCATTGCGATCCGCGTCTCAATGCGGATCAGGCGCTCGAGCTTGCCTTCTTGCTTGCCGAACGCATGAAGGGCGGCCGCGACGAGAAGAAGATGGTCGTCAACGGCTGA